In a genomic window of Variovorax paradoxus:
- a CDS encoding polymer-forming cytoskeletal protein produces MRSSLLATSSSPFFGKRDRENDALTSRPAPLVGSGTNLSGSPVNPSSLTAQAGLNAASAAAPAAKEGGSKLTVGPNIKLKGVEITDCDTLVVEGLVEATMDSRLMQIAEQGEFKGSAEIDIAEIRGVFDGNLTVREKLVIHSTGKVTGKIRYGKIVIEEGGQISGEISFGAKPAGQAAA; encoded by the coding sequence ATGAGGAGCTCTCTTTTGGCCACTTCTTCCTCCCCGTTCTTCGGCAAGCGCGACCGCGAAAACGATGCATTGACCTCCAGGCCCGCGCCGCTCGTGGGCTCGGGCACCAACCTCTCGGGCTCCCCCGTCAATCCCTCCTCGTTGACCGCCCAGGCCGGCCTCAATGCCGCCTCGGCCGCCGCACCCGCAGCCAAGGAAGGCGGCAGCAAGCTCACCGTCGGCCCGAACATCAAGCTCAAGGGCGTCGAGATCACCGACTGCGACACGCTCGTGGTCGAAGGCCTGGTCGAGGCCACGATGGATTCGCGCCTGATGCAGATCGCCGAACAGGGCGAGTTCAAGGGCTCGGCCGAGATCGACATCGCCGAGATCCGCGGCGTGTTCGACGGCAACCTCACGGTGCGCGAGAAGCTCGTGATCCATTCGACCGGCAAGGTCACGGGCAAGATCCGCTACGGCAAGATCGTGATCGAGGAAGGCGGCCAGATCTCGGGCGAGATCAGCTTCGGCGCGAAGCCCGCGGGGCAAGCCGCGGCCTGA
- a CDS encoding ion transporter: MTTFLSRDTIASLTAEAAAGDARFGKPEHGWRRSLFSVIFESESRAGRLFDLVLIAVIVTSVAVVILDSVQPIHQRWGSTFSVLEWFFTALFTLEYLGRLACVKRPLRYALSFYGVIDLLALLPTFLAILTPELAYLIDVRILRLLRVFRIFKLSRYSAEYRALVSAVAASRRKITVFVGFVMLVVLVMGTLMYVVEGPQHGFTSIPVAVYWAISTMATVGFGDLVPKTDLGRAIASVMMLLGWGVLAVPTGIVTAEMARRPFDDEGGAAALPLASRGVLAMTALAPDAADAPAVPRKRITPAARRRALGQHRRGAR; this comes from the coding sequence ATGACGACCTTCCTCTCGCGAGACACCATCGCTTCCCTCACGGCCGAGGCCGCGGCCGGCGACGCGCGCTTCGGCAAGCCCGAGCACGGCTGGCGCCGCTCGCTGTTCTCGGTGATCTTCGAATCGGAATCGCGCGCGGGCCGGCTGTTCGACCTGGTGCTGATCGCGGTGATCGTGACCAGCGTGGCGGTGGTGATCCTCGACAGCGTGCAGCCGATCCACCAGCGCTGGGGCTCGACCTTCAGCGTGCTCGAATGGTTCTTCACCGCGCTCTTCACGCTCGAGTACCTGGGCCGCCTCGCCTGCGTGAAGCGGCCGCTGCGCTATGCGCTGAGCTTCTACGGCGTGATCGACCTGCTGGCGCTGCTGCCGACCTTCCTGGCCATCCTCACGCCCGAGCTCGCCTACCTGATCGACGTGCGCATCCTGCGGCTCCTGCGCGTGTTCCGCATCTTCAAGCTCTCGCGCTATTCGGCCGAGTACCGCGCGCTGGTCTCAGCCGTGGCGGCCAGCCGCCGCAAGATCACCGTGTTCGTCGGCTTCGTGATGCTGGTGGTGCTGGTGATGGGCACGCTGATGTACGTGGTCGAGGGTCCGCAGCACGGCTTCACCAGCATCCCGGTGGCGGTGTACTGGGCGATCTCGACCATGGCCACCGTGGGTTTCGGCGACCTGGTGCCCAAGACCGACCTGGGCCGCGCGATCGCCTCGGTGATGATGCTGCTGGGCTGGGGCGTGCTCGCGGTGCCCACCGGCATCGTGACGGCCGAGATGGCGCGACGGCCCTTCGACGACGAGGGCGGCGCGGCGGCCTTGCCGCTGGCGTCGCGCGGCGTGCTCGCGATGACGGCGCTGGCGCCCGACGCGGCCGATGCGCCGGCCGTGCCGCGCAAGCGGATCACGCCCGCGGCCAGGCGACGCGCCCTTGGGCAGCATCGTCGAGGCGCGCGATGA
- a CDS encoding homoserine O-acetyltransferase has translation MSSLVVTPQSMQFAGPLALRSGATIGSYTLAYETYGTLNADRSNAVLVCHALNASHHVAGVYEGQARSAGWWDNMVGPGKPLDTDRFFVIGVNNLGSCFGSTGPMHVNPATGRVYGADFPVVTVEDWVDAQAALLDALDIRTLAAVMGGSLGGMQALSWTLQYPERVRHAVVVASAPNLTAENIAFNEVARRAIVTDPDFHGGHFYEHGVIPKRGLRIARMIGHITYLSDDVMNAKFGRLLRNAVEGESGGNDAAYRYSTQEIEFQIESYLRYQGDKFSEYFDANTYLLITRALDYFDPAREHGGNLTAAFARASAKFLLVSFKTDWRFSPARSRELVKALLDNRRNVSYAEIDAPHGHDAFLLDDVRYMGVVRSYFERVAQEIAS, from the coding sequence ATGTCCTCGTTGGTCGTCACCCCCCAGTCGATGCAGTTCGCGGGCCCGCTGGCCCTGCGCAGCGGCGCGACCATCGGCAGCTACACGCTCGCCTACGAAACCTACGGCACGCTCAACGCCGACCGCAGCAACGCGGTGCTCGTGTGCCACGCCCTCAACGCCTCGCACCACGTCGCGGGCGTGTACGAGGGCCAGGCCCGTTCCGCGGGCTGGTGGGACAACATGGTCGGTCCCGGCAAGCCGCTGGACACCGACCGCTTCTTCGTCATCGGCGTCAACAACCTCGGCTCCTGCTTCGGCTCCACCGGGCCGATGCACGTCAACCCCGCGACCGGCCGCGTCTACGGCGCCGACTTCCCGGTGGTCACGGTCGAGGACTGGGTCGACGCCCAGGCGGCGCTGCTCGATGCGCTCGACATCCGCACGCTCGCGGCGGTGATGGGCGGCAGCCTCGGCGGCATGCAGGCGCTGTCGTGGACGCTGCAGTACCCCGAGCGCGTGCGCCACGCGGTGGTGGTCGCGAGCGCGCCCAACCTCACGGCCGAGAACATCGCCTTCAACGAGGTGGCGCGCCGGGCCATCGTGACCGACCCCGACTTCCACGGCGGCCACTTCTACGAGCACGGCGTGATCCCCAAGCGCGGCCTGCGCATCGCCCGCATGATCGGCCACATCACCTACCTCAGCGACGACGTCATGAACGCGAAGTTCGGCCGTCTGCTGCGCAACGCGGTCGAGGGCGAGTCCGGCGGCAACGACGCGGCCTACCGCTACTCCACGCAGGAGATCGAGTTCCAGATTGAGAGCTACCTGCGCTACCAGGGCGACAAGTTCAGCGAGTACTTCGACGCCAACACCTACCTGCTGATCACGCGCGCGCTCGACTACTTCGACCCCGCGCGCGAGCACGGCGGCAACCTCACGGCCGCGTTCGCGCGCGCCAGCGCCAAGTTCCTGCTCGTGAGCTTCAAGACCGACTGGCGCTTCTCGCCCGCGCGCAGCCGCGAGCTGGTGAAGGCGCTGCTCGACAACCGCCGCAACGTGAGCTACGCCGAGATCGACGCCCCGCACGGCCACGACGCCTTCCTGCTCGACGACGTGCGCTACATGGGCGTGGTGCGGTCCTATTTCGAGCGCGTTGCGCAGGAGATCGCATCGTGA
- a CDS encoding RNA-binding protein — protein MGNKLYVGNLPYSVRDGDLEQAFGQFGAVTSAKVMMERDTGRSKGFGFVEMGSEAEAQAAINGMNGQPLGGRSVVVNEARPMEARPPRSGGGGGYGGGGGGYGGGGGGGYGGGGGGGYGGGGGGGRSGGGGGYGGGGRSGGGGGGGDGGFRSPYGAGPRGGGGGGRGGYGGGGNSGY, from the coding sequence ATGGGCAACAAACTGTACGTCGGCAACCTGCCTTACTCGGTGCGCGACGGTGATCTGGAGCAGGCATTCGGTCAGTTCGGTGCTGTGACCAGCGCCAAGGTCATGATGGAACGCGATACCGGCCGCTCGAAGGGCTTCGGCTTCGTCGAGATGGGCAGTGAAGCGGAAGCACAGGCCGCCATCAACGGCATGAACGGCCAACCCCTGGGCGGCCGCAGCGTGGTCGTCAACGAAGCCCGTCCGATGGAAGCACGTCCCCCGCGCAGCGGTGGTGGCGGCGGCTACGGCGGCGGCGGTGGTGGTTATGGCGGCGGTGGTGGCGGTGGCTACGGCGGCGGCGGTGGTGGCGGCTACGGTGGTGGTGGTGGCGGCGGTCGCAGCGGCGGCGGTGGTGGCTACGGCGGCGGTGGCCGCAGTGGTGGCGGCGGCGGTGGTGGCGATGGCGGTTTCCGCAGCCCCTACGGCGCCGGCCCGCGTGGCGGCGGCGGCGGTGGTCGCGGCGGCTACGGTGGCGGCGGCAACAGCGGCTACTGA
- a CDS encoding YigZ family protein, translating to MAFTLAQPVHSELLIKKSRFIGCVQSVPDREAALAVVAALRAAHPGAAHVCWALMAGGQSAANDDGEPGGTAGRPMLEVLRHQQVEGALATVVRYFGGVKLGAGGLVRAYTDSIAQALAGATLVPLVRLRTLRCEVPYALEGLVRRELAAAGAVLESVAHASTVAFVFALPETAAEAFIARLDDAAQGRVAWPRA from the coding sequence ATGGCGTTCACGCTCGCCCAGCCGGTCCACAGCGAACTGCTGATCAAGAAGAGCCGCTTCATCGGCTGCGTGCAGTCCGTGCCCGACCGCGAGGCGGCGCTGGCCGTCGTCGCCGCGCTGCGCGCCGCGCATCCGGGTGCGGCCCATGTGTGCTGGGCGCTGATGGCCGGCGGCCAGTCGGCCGCCAACGACGACGGCGAGCCTGGCGGCACCGCGGGCCGGCCGATGCTCGAGGTGCTGCGCCACCAGCAGGTCGAGGGCGCGCTCGCGACCGTGGTGCGCTACTTCGGCGGCGTGAAGCTCGGCGCGGGCGGTCTGGTGCGCGCCTACACCGACAGCATCGCGCAGGCGCTGGCCGGCGCGACGCTGGTGCCGCTGGTGCGCCTGCGCACCTTGCGCTGCGAGGTGCCCTATGCGCTCGAGGGCCTGGTGCGGCGCGAGCTGGCCGCGGCTGGCGCGGTGCTCGAATCGGTGGCGCACGCCAGCACGGTGGCCTTCGTCTTCGCGCTGCCCGAGACCGCGGCCGAGGCCTTCATCGCGCGCCTCGACGATGCTGCCCAAGGGCGCGTCGCCTGGCCGCGGGCGTGA
- the lptC gene encoding LPS export ABC transporter periplasmic protein LptC, protein MKQAWNLLRDVFDRVTIYLPIILTAAVALGTYWLVRNAPKLLEPTAKVAPTHEPDYFMRGFVIKNFLPSGDLRSELFGKEGRHYPDTDTIEVDEVRMRSVSPQGFTTHATANRGLSNSDGSEIQLFGNAVVIRDAAVGASGKASPRLEFRGDFLHAFLDTERVQSNKPVTLIRGTDQFTADTMDYDNLTGIANLNGRVRGTMMPSAKVPAAKAPAGKR, encoded by the coding sequence ATGAAGCAGGCCTGGAACCTCCTGCGCGACGTCTTCGATCGCGTCACCATCTACCTGCCGATCATCCTCACGGCCGCGGTCGCGCTCGGCACCTACTGGCTGGTGCGCAACGCGCCCAAGCTGCTCGAGCCCACCGCCAAGGTCGCGCCCACCCACGAGCCCGACTACTTCATGCGCGGCTTCGTCATCAAGAACTTCCTGCCCAGCGGCGACCTGCGCAGCGAGCTGTTCGGCAAGGAAGGCCGGCACTACCCCGACACCGACACCATCGAGGTCGACGAGGTGCGCATGCGCTCGGTGTCGCCGCAGGGCTTCACCACCCACGCCACCGCCAACCGCGGGCTGTCGAACTCCGATGGCAGCGAGATCCAGCTGTTCGGCAACGCGGTCGTGATCCGTGACGCGGCTGTCGGCGCCAGCGGCAAGGCCTCGCCGCGCCTGGAGTTCCGCGGCGACTTCCTGCATGCCTTCCTCGACACCGAGCGCGTGCAGTCGAACAAGCCCGTCACGCTGATCCGCGGCACCGATCAGTTCACCGCCGACACGATGGACTACGACAACCTGACCGGCATCGCCAACCTCAACGGCCGCGTGCGCGGCACGATGATGCCCTCGGCCAAGGTGCCCGCGGCCAAGGCCCCCGCGGGCAAGCGCTGA
- a CDS encoding HAD hydrolase family protein: MPFEFQPETLLAAQDIRIAFFDIDGVLTDGGVYFTEHGETLKRFSILDGYGLKLLRKAGILPAVITGRDSKPLRVRLEALGIEHVRYGTEDKLPAAEAMLQSLGFGWPQAAAIGDDWPDLPVLGRVGFAAAPANAHVEVRDAVRYVTRARGGEGAAREFCDLLVTASGQYRRLLDVARNTAL; this comes from the coding sequence ATGCCCTTCGAATTCCAGCCAGAGACATTGCTCGCCGCGCAGGACATCCGCATCGCCTTCTTCGACATCGATGGCGTGCTGACCGACGGCGGCGTCTACTTCACCGAGCACGGCGAGACCCTCAAGCGCTTCAGCATCCTCGACGGCTACGGCCTGAAGCTGCTGCGCAAGGCGGGCATCCTGCCGGCGGTGATCACCGGGCGCGATTCCAAGCCGCTGCGCGTGCGGCTCGAGGCGCTCGGCATCGAGCACGTGCGCTACGGCACCGAGGACAAGCTGCCGGCCGCCGAGGCCATGCTGCAGTCGCTGGGCTTCGGCTGGCCGCAGGCCGCGGCCATCGGCGACGACTGGCCCGACCTGCCGGTGCTGGGGCGCGTGGGTTTCGCGGCCGCGCCGGCCAATGCCCACGTCGAGGTGCGCGATGCCGTGCGCTACGTGACCCGCGCGCGCGGCGGCGAAGGCGCGGCGCGCGAATTCTGCGACCTGCTGGTCACCGCCAGCGGACAGTACCGGCGCCTGCTCGACGTCGCACGGAACACCGCGCTATGA
- the metW gene encoding methionine biosynthesis protein MetW, which yields MSDNDIQRHIASLVPEGSRVLDLGCGDGALLALLQRERGCTGYGVEIADGNVLQCIRRGVDVIQLNLDEGLAMFDDATFDVVLQIDTLQHLRNAEVMLRETARVGRFGIVAFPNFAHWPNRISVARGRMPVTRRLPYQWYDTPNIRVGTFKDFEVLARKNNLRVLDAFGLQDGRDVRWLPNARASTAVFKFEHGG from the coding sequence GTGAGCGACAACGACATCCAGCGTCACATCGCATCGCTCGTGCCCGAGGGCTCGCGCGTGCTCGACCTCGGCTGCGGCGACGGCGCCCTGCTCGCGCTGCTGCAGCGCGAGCGCGGCTGCACCGGTTACGGCGTCGAGATCGCCGACGGCAACGTGCTGCAGTGCATCCGCCGCGGCGTCGACGTGATCCAGCTCAACCTCGACGAAGGCCTGGCGATGTTCGACGACGCCACCTTCGACGTGGTGCTGCAGATCGACACCCTGCAGCACCTGCGCAATGCCGAGGTGATGCTGCGCGAGACCGCGCGCGTGGGCCGCTTCGGCATCGTGGCCTTCCCCAACTTCGCGCACTGGCCCAACCGCATCAGCGTGGCGCGCGGCCGCATGCCGGTCACGCGGCGGCTGCCCTATCAGTGGTACGACACGCCCAACATCCGCGTGGGCACCTTCAAGGACTTCGAGGTGCTCGCGCGCAAGAACAACCTGCGCGTGCTCGATGCCTTCGGCCTGCAGGACGGCCGCGACGTGCGCTGGCTGCCCAACGCGCGGGCGAGCACCGCGGTGTTCAAGTTCGAGCACGGGGGCTGA
- a CDS encoding TMEM165/GDT1 family protein, with product MEAFLVATGVVALAEMGDKTQLLALLLAARFRKPWPIVAGIFAATVINHALAGAVGNWITHWLGPDILRWILGGSFIAMAIWMLIPDKLDDDDAPRSSHFGVFGTTVIAFFLAEMGDKTQIATVMLAARFTEAYFWVVVGTTFGMMLANAPVVWLGDRIVKRVPIKLVHSISAVIFLVLGVVALIGW from the coding sequence ATGGAAGCTTTTCTCGTCGCGACCGGCGTCGTCGCGCTCGCCGAAATGGGCGACAAGACCCAGTTGCTCGCCCTCCTGCTGGCGGCCCGTTTCAGAAAACCCTGGCCGATCGTGGCGGGCATCTTCGCCGCCACCGTCATCAACCACGCGCTCGCGGGCGCGGTCGGCAACTGGATCACCCACTGGCTCGGCCCCGACATCCTGCGCTGGATCCTCGGCGGCTCGTTCATCGCGATGGCGATCTGGATGCTGATCCCCGACAAGCTCGACGACGACGATGCCCCGCGCTCCTCGCACTTCGGCGTCTTCGGCACCACGGTCATCGCCTTCTTCCTCGCCGAGATGGGCGACAAGACGCAGATCGCCACCGTGATGCTCGCGGCGCGCTTCACCGAGGCCTATTTCTGGGTCGTGGTCGGCACCACCTTCGGGATGATGCTGGCCAACGCGCCGGTGGTCTGGCTCGGCGACCGCATCGTCAAGCGCGTGCCGATCAAGCTCGTGCATTCGATCTCGGCCGTCATCTTCCTCGTGCTGGGCGTGGTCGCGCTGATCGGCTGGTAG
- a CDS encoding SDR family oxidoreductase yields MTTAPSPLVFITGASSGIGQALAARFYDAGYRLALVARRTGEIEAWATARGLDRGRYLIYSADVARTDSIVAAGAACIERQGVPDVVIANAGISVGIDTAEREDLDVLTQTFATNNVGLAATFHPFVRAMTQRGSGRLVGIASVAAIRGLPGHGAYCASKAGVVAYCESLRGELHDSGVKVVTLLPGYIDTPLTQGNRYGMPFLMKPEAFADRALGAIESGASYRVIPWQMGVVAKIMRMLPNALLDRAVQGRGRKKRRGEG; encoded by the coding sequence ATGACCACCGCGCCGTCACCCCTCGTCTTCATCACCGGCGCCTCCAGCGGCATCGGCCAGGCGCTGGCCGCGCGCTTCTACGACGCGGGCTACCGGCTGGCGCTGGTCGCGCGCCGCACCGGCGAGATCGAGGCCTGGGCCACCGCGCGCGGACTCGACCGCGGCCGCTACCTGATCTACAGCGCCGACGTGGCGCGCACCGACAGCATCGTGGCCGCCGGCGCCGCCTGCATCGAACGCCAGGGCGTGCCCGACGTGGTGATCGCCAATGCCGGCATCAGCGTGGGCATCGATACGGCGGAGCGCGAAGACCTCGACGTGCTGACGCAGACCTTCGCCACCAACAACGTCGGGCTGGCCGCCACCTTCCATCCCTTCGTGCGCGCGATGACGCAGCGCGGCAGCGGACGGCTGGTCGGCATCGCGAGCGTCGCGGCCATTCGCGGACTGCCGGGGCACGGCGCCTACTGCGCGAGCAAGGCCGGCGTGGTCGCCTACTGCGAGAGCCTGCGCGGCGAGCTGCACGACAGCGGCGTCAAGGTCGTGACCCTGCTGCCCGGCTACATCGACACCCCGCTCACGCAGGGCAACCGCTACGGCATGCCGTTCCTGATGAAGCCCGAGGCCTTCGCCGACCGCGCGCTGGGCGCGATCGAGAGCGGCGCCAGCTACCGCGTGATTCCCTGGCAGATGGGGGTGGTCGCCAAGATCATGCGCATGCTGCCCAATGCGCTGCTCGACCGCGCCGTGCAGGGGCGCGGGCGGAAGAAGCGGCGCGGCGAAGGCTGA
- a CDS encoding DUF72 domain-containing protein: MSKASTTRIKVGIGGWTYEPWRDNFYPKGLAHAKELNYASRHVSAIEINGTYYSTFKPDNFRKWRDDTPEGFVFSMKASRFATNRKLLSTAGESIRRFIDSGVTELGPKLGPIVWQFMPTKQFDAEDFEAFLELLPKKEGSTPLRHVMDVRHESFIVPAYKALAKKHKVSTVFTDADKFPSFDEPEGEFAYARLMMADAKQKTGYAAKALDDWAERAQGWAGTTAKPREVFVYFINGAKERAPAAAAELLKRLGWEAPAPAEEPAAAPKAPKTPKPPAAAKKTAGTAAKKAKTGAASKKA, from the coding sequence GTGAGCAAGGCATCGACGACTCGGATCAAGGTGGGCATCGGCGGCTGGACCTACGAGCCCTGGCGCGACAACTTCTACCCCAAGGGACTCGCGCACGCGAAGGAGCTGAACTACGCGAGTCGCCACGTCAGCGCGATCGAGATCAACGGCACCTACTACAGCACCTTCAAGCCCGACAACTTCCGCAAGTGGCGCGACGACACGCCCGAGGGCTTCGTGTTCTCGATGAAGGCCTCGCGCTTCGCGACCAACCGCAAGCTGCTTTCGACCGCGGGCGAATCGATCCGGCGCTTCATCGACAGCGGCGTGACCGAGCTCGGACCCAAGCTCGGGCCGATCGTCTGGCAGTTCATGCCGACCAAGCAGTTCGATGCCGAGGACTTCGAGGCCTTCCTCGAGTTGCTGCCGAAGAAGGAGGGCAGCACGCCGCTGCGCCACGTGATGGACGTGCGCCACGAGAGCTTCATCGTGCCGGCCTACAAGGCGCTCGCGAAGAAGCACAAGGTGTCGACCGTCTTCACCGACGCCGACAAGTTTCCGTCCTTCGACGAGCCCGAGGGCGAGTTCGCCTATGCGCGGCTCATGATGGCCGACGCGAAGCAGAAAACGGGTTATGCAGCGAAGGCGCTCGACGACTGGGCCGAGCGCGCGCAGGGCTGGGCCGGAACGACCGCGAAGCCGCGCGAGGTGTTCGTCTACTTCATCAACGGCGCGAAGGAGCGTGCACCGGCGGCGGCGGCGGAATTGCTCAAGCGCCTGGGCTGGGAAGCGCCGGCTCCGGCGGAAGAACCCGCAGCGGCACCGAAGGCCCCCAAGACGCCGAAGCCGCCGGCTGCCGCCAAGAAGACGGCTGGCACGGCGGCCAAAAAAGCGAAGACCGGGGCGGCTTCGAAGAAAGCCTGA
- a CDS encoding KpsF/GutQ family sugar-phosphate isomerase has protein sequence MPSSPPTPPVVDPAAMLARARATFDIEAEAVLGLKARVGDSFVDAVRKILEVRGRVVVMGMGKSGHVGRKIAATLASTGTPAMFVHPAEASHGDLGMIKAVDLVLAISNSGEVEELTVILPVVKRQGVPLIAITGRADSTLARHADIVLDAGVAKEACPLNLAPTASTTAQMAMGDALAVALLDARGFGSEDFARSHPGGALGRKLLTHVSDLMRTGADVPRVAPGASFSELMREMSSKGLGATAVVDAEGRAIGIFTDGDLRRRVETGGDLRGLTAADVMHRGPRTLRADALGVEAAELMEQHRITSVLVVDAAGLLIGALSINDLMRAKVI, from the coding sequence ATGCCCTCCAGCCCCCCCACGCCCCCCGTGGTCGATCCCGCCGCGATGCTCGCGCGGGCGCGCGCCACCTTCGACATCGAAGCCGAAGCCGTGCTCGGCCTCAAGGCGCGCGTGGGCGACAGCTTCGTCGATGCCGTGCGCAAGATCCTCGAGGTGCGCGGCCGCGTGGTCGTGATGGGCATGGGCAAGAGCGGCCACGTCGGCCGCAAGATCGCCGCCACCCTGGCATCGACCGGCACGCCGGCGATGTTCGTGCACCCGGCCGAGGCCAGCCACGGCGACCTCGGCATGATCAAGGCGGTCGACCTCGTGCTCGCCATCTCCAACAGCGGCGAGGTCGAGGAGCTCACGGTGATCCTGCCGGTGGTCAAGCGCCAGGGCGTCCCGCTGATCGCGATCACGGGCCGCGCCGATTCCACGCTCGCCCGGCATGCCGACATCGTGCTCGACGCCGGTGTCGCCAAGGAAGCCTGCCCGCTGAACCTCGCACCCACCGCGAGCACCACCGCCCAGATGGCGATGGGCGACGCGTTGGCCGTGGCGCTGCTCGATGCGCGCGGCTTCGGCTCGGAGGACTTCGCGCGTTCGCATCCGGGCGGGGCGCTGGGGCGCAAGTTGCTCACGCATGTGAGCGACCTCATGCGCACCGGCGCCGACGTGCCGCGCGTGGCGCCGGGCGCCAGCTTCAGCGAGCTGATGCGCGAGATGAGCTCCAAGGGCCTGGGTGCCACCGCGGTGGTCGATGCCGAGGGCCGCGCCATCGGCATCTTCACCGACGGCGACCTGCGCCGGAGGGTCGAGACCGGCGGGGACCTGCGCGGCCTCACCGCGGCCGACGTCATGCACCGCGGTCCGCGCACGCTGCGCGCGGACGCGCTGGGCGTCGAGGCGGCCGAGCTGATGGAACAGCACCGCATCACCAGCGTGCTGGTGGTCGACGCCGCGGGCCTGCTGATCGGCGCCCTCAGCATCAACGACCTGATGCGCGCGAAGGTCATCTGA